The segment CCAATGTCAAACTCGGCGCCGATCTCGCGGATTGAGGGTGGATAGCCATGCCTCTGCACGTATCCCAAGATGTACTGCAGAATCCCTTCTTGCCGTGATGTGAGATGTTTCGCCATGTGTTCGCTCCTGGTGAACTAGTTTACACGCGTTGCATTCTGATAGCAACATGTCTACTCATTTTCACCGCTTTTCTCACGAGTTGACTTGACGTGCCATAATTCTTGAGCTTGAGCACGCGTGCGTGCCACCGCTTTTTCCAGGAGACTCGGTTGTCCATTACTTCGATTCGTAACTTCATTGAAAAGTCCGGATGCGGCCTGATCGTCGGCATCGTGATCGCCCTAATGATGGTCGTCGGCATCTGGTCTGGAAGTTGTTCCAAGAGTAAGCGGATCGAAGACGAAAGAGCCGCTGCCGGGGCGTCTCCCGCCGTAGCGACCATCGGCGAGACAAAGCTCACCCACGTGATGTTTGACGATGCCATAACGAAGGCGCTTAGTCAGACTGCGAGCATGGGCAACTCCTTGGATACACCGCCCGCCGAGTCAGATGCGATGACCGCCGCCGAAGCAGTCTTCCAAGAGACCCAGATCCGACTCCTCAATGTGCTGGCATCGGAGCAAGGGATCACAATCTCCGATGACGCGATCAAGACAGCGGTTACGAGCGAGTTCGACATGCGAGTAAGCCAGTTCCGGCAGTCGCTCGTGGGGTCGAAAAAGCTCGCCGCCACCGCGACGGACGCTCAATTCGCCGAGGTGTTTGCTAAGGAGACCGGAAAGCCGCTTGCAGACATGAAGGCCGAATTCATCGAGAGCACAATGGGCTCTCCGACTGAGAAAGCGCAGCGAGCAGTCTCCCTGTCCGTTGAAGAGCTTCAAAAGAAGCTCGTGGCAAAGCTCACCTTCACCGACGAGGACCTCAAGCGCGCCAACGACATGTTCAATGTTCAGCGCATTTTCGTCCCCGGAGACAAGGAGGTCGTGCTGAAGAAAGCAGCGGCCGACCTCGCCGCGGGCAAAGATTTCGACGCGGTAAGAAAGGAAGTCAACGCACAGGTTCCGCAGCAAGAGCGTCCCGAGCCCCCGATGTCGTATGCGACTCTGATCGCAAAGAAGGAGCTCGCGTCGCTAAAGACCCTCGCTGCAGGCAAGACAACACCCATTATCGAAATCGATGGAGGCAGGGCGATCTACAAACTGGTGTCCGTGAAATCGAACCCGCCGAAGGACTTCGCCAAGGAGAAGCCACAGCTACAGTCGTCGGTCGCCGCTCAGGTAGGGACCCAGCAACTCCTGGCGCAAGTGGATAGCCGAGCCAATACCGACCTCAAGTGGACCGACCGGTCATTCCAATATCTGTACCAAGTCAGGAAGATCATGATGAGCGGGGACTTCACCGCCGCCGACCGCGAGACGCTGACCACCATCGCCACAGACTCGGCCAATCCCGAGCCCGGCTCGCAGCGGTACATGGCATTCGCTCAGCTGCTTGCGAGCAACCAGCTCTGGTCGAAGTACACCGCCGCTGAGAAGCAGCAGAATCGTGACGCACGCATCGAACAGCTCATGCGCGTCCTCGCAGAACTTGAGGATGTGAGCATCCGTATTGATGTTGCCACCTTGCTCGGCGAGAAAGGGGATGTCGGGATGGGTGATCAGCTGGTACGTGCGGCGAGCGCGAACGCAGGCAGTATTGGAATCGCGGGTGGCGAGTACTCGCAAAAGCTTCAAGCTCAGTTCGCCATCGCCAAAACCAAAAAGCTCGCGACCCCCGATGAGGTGAAGCAGATCGAGGCTAGCCTTTCGCAGTTCGTCGCAAACAGGGCAGCCTACGCAGCAGAACAGAAGAGGCAGGCCGAAGAGCAGAAGAAGATCGACGAAGAGAACAAGAAGGCCGAAGAGGAGAATCGCAAGGCGGAAGAGGCGCGCAAGAAGGCTGCTGGCGCGACTGCACAGCCGAAAACCCCCACCGAAGGCGTCAATAGCAGCGACCTGACCAAGCCAAGCGGTGGGGTGAGCAGCTCCGATCTGACCAAGCCGCAAACGCCGCCGAGCAAGCCGTAATCGATCATGGCCGGACGGCTCGTGCTCGTCGCGACTCCCATCGGCAACTTGGGCGATCTCTCGCCCCGAGTGGCGGCGGCATTGCAGGAAGCCGACTTTTGGATCGTTGAGGACTCGCGCGTCAGCGGCCGATTGGGCGTCCACTTGGGCGTGAAGAAGCCGATGGTCGTGGTCAACGACCACGTTCGTCCCGGCCAAATCCAAGCAATCGTCCAGCGCCTCGAGTCCGGGGAGTGCGCAGCGCTCATGAGTGATGGCGGTGCGCCGTGCATCAGCGACCCTGGCAGCTTGGTGGTCGATGCCGCAGCGGAAGCAGGCATCGACATTGACGCGATCCCGGGCCCGAGCGCGCCCATCACCGCACTCATGCTCAGCGGCTTCTTCGCCCAGCGGTTCGCGTTCCTTGGATTCTTGGGACGCAAAGAAGGCGACATGCGTAAAGAACTCAAGGCGTTCGCCGAGTCACCGCTGACCCTCGTTCTCTTTGAATCACCATTCCGGATCGATACTCTCCTGCGCGCGGCGGGGGAGGCGCTCGGCCCCCGACGCTATGCCATCACGCGGGAGTTGACCAAAATGCACCAGCAAGTGGTGCGCGGAGTTTTGCCGGTATCGCCCCCGGATGGCGAAATGCCGCGAAAAGGGGAGTTCACGGTGGTATTCGAAGGACTCCGACGTGCCGATAAGAGAAAAACGCAAGATTCAGCCGCTGAAAATCCCTTCGAAGCGTCTTGAGGATTACACCGGCGGAACTCCGCAGGTAAGATTATCGTTCGAAGCTGGCGGAAGAGTCTGCAAATTCTTATGAAACGGATACTGGGATTGATGGTCATCTTGCTCA is part of the Chthonomonas sp. genome and harbors:
- a CDS encoding SurA N-terminal domain-containing protein, which encodes MSITSIRNFIEKSGCGLIVGIVIALMMVVGIWSGSCSKSKRIEDERAAAGASPAVATIGETKLTHVMFDDAITKALSQTASMGNSLDTPPAESDAMTAAEAVFQETQIRLLNVLASEQGITISDDAIKTAVTSEFDMRVSQFRQSLVGSKKLAATATDAQFAEVFAKETGKPLADMKAEFIESTMGSPTEKAQRAVSLSVEELQKKLVAKLTFTDEDLKRANDMFNVQRIFVPGDKEVVLKKAAADLAAGKDFDAVRKEVNAQVPQQERPEPPMSYATLIAKKELASLKTLAAGKTTPIIEIDGGRAIYKLVSVKSNPPKDFAKEKPQLQSSVAAQVGTQQLLAQVDSRANTDLKWTDRSFQYLYQVRKIMMSGDFTAADRETLTTIATDSANPEPGSQRYMAFAQLLASNQLWSKYTAAEKQQNRDARIEQLMRVLAELEDVSIRIDVATLLGEKGDVGMGDQLVRAASANAGSIGIAGGEYSQKLQAQFAIAKTKKLATPDEVKQIEASLSQFVANRAAYAAEQKRQAEEQKKIDEENKKAEEENRKAEEARKKAAGATAQPKTPTEGVNSSDLTKPSGGVSSSDLTKPQTPPSKP
- the rsmI gene encoding 16S rRNA (cytidine(1402)-2'-O)-methyltransferase yields the protein MAGRLVLVATPIGNLGDLSPRVAAALQEADFWIVEDSRVSGRLGVHLGVKKPMVVVNDHVRPGQIQAIVQRLESGECAALMSDGGAPCISDPGSLVVDAAAEAGIDIDAIPGPSAPITALMLSGFFAQRFAFLGFLGRKEGDMRKELKAFAESPLTLVLFESPFRIDTLLRAAGEALGPRRYAITRELTKMHQQVVRGVLPVSPPDGEMPRKGEFTVVFEGLRRADKRKTQDSAAENPFEAS